GTTTGATTATAGTAGCTTTTCCAGATAACCTTGCTATATATGGTCTGGGAAAAGGTATAATACCAATGTTGGTTATGCTGGCGGCAAGTGTTCCTCTGTACATGTGCGCGTCTGCCAGCACTCCTATTGCAGCTGCTCTTATAGTAAAAGGTATAAGCCCTGGAGCTGCCATGGTTTTTCTTTTAGCAGGTCCTGCGACTAATGCGGCTACAGTTATTATGCTGACCAGACAATTTGGGGGTAAATTCGTTCGGATTTATCTTGTATGCATTGTAACAGGGGCTCTGATATCCGGTTATGTTTTCGACTATATATTAGCCCTTTCAGGGGTAGACATTGTACCAACTATCAGCCTGGGCAGCCATTCCGTCATTGGTGTTTTCCAGTGGGTGTCTGCATTACTGCTTATTGCTCTTATGGTCTGGCGTTTTTGGAATGGCGCTGCCAGAACTGGTCTAAAAGATTTCAGGATTTCAGGATAAATGCGTGTATTAGGGATAGATCCGGGTACCTTGGTGACCGGTTTTGGGATTGTTGATGATATGAGAGGAAAGTTAACTTCGGTGGACTATGGTACTATTGAGGGAAGACGAAAGGACACTTTTCCAGACAGGCTTAAAATAATGTTCGATGGACTAAGTAAAGCCATTGAGGATTACAAACCGGAACATATTGCATTGGAGAGTGCGTTTTATGGAAAAAGTGTTAAAGCTGCTATTAAAATCGGTGAAGCCAGGGGTGTTGCAATTTTGTGCGCAGCAGCAGCGGGCATTCCTTTGTTTGAGTATGCTCCTACTGAGGTGAAGAGGGCGGTTGTTGGTACAGGTAATGCCCAGAAGGTGCAGGTAGGTAAAATGGTGAAACTCCTTTTGTCTTTAACCGAGTTGCCTGCCAGGTATGACGCGACGGATGCGCTGGCAATAGCCATATGCCATTGCCATAGAATGAAATTGCCGATTTAGTCTTGACAGAGATGTACTAAAAGTTATAATTCGAAGTTTGGATATTTTTTTGAGATTGTTGTAATTTGTTGTAAATTAAGCTATTAAGGGAAATATGTATCGGGCTGTAGCAGAAAATAAAGTAATTAACGGTGAAACCCATAGCCTTTTGTATGAGGATGATTTGTCCTCTGATTTTGGCTTCAAAACATCTACGATTAGAGACACGAAAGGTACTTCGATGGAAGAAGCAATTCGCAAATCCAGAGTCCTGATAGAGGCACTACCTTATATACAGTCTTTTAAAGATAAGATTGTAGTTGTAAAATTTGGCGGTAGTGCAATGGTAAACAAGGATACGTTTCAAAGTGTCCTTCAGGATATGGTTTTTATGAAGTCTATAGGCATGAAACCGATAATAGTACACGGCGGCGGTCCATTCATAAGTAGTGAAATGA
Above is a genomic segment from Candidatus Scalindua japonica containing:
- the ruvC gene encoding crossover junction endodeoxyribonuclease RuvC — protein: MRVLGIDPGTLVTGFGIVDDMRGKLTSVDYGTIEGRRKDTFPDRLKIMFDGLSKAIEDYKPEHIALESAFYGKSVKAAIKIGEARGVAILCAAAAGIPLFEYAPTEVKRAVVGTGNAQKVQVGKMVKLLLSLTELPARYDATDALAIAICHCHRMKLPI